The sequence CCAGGAGAAGGTCCTTCCCAGAAAGTTCCTGAGGGTTACGGCTTGAGATTGGGTGAGTGAGTACATTCAATCCTCCTTATCGAGTTCCCTGTCAATAGTATAGGGAGACTCCAGTGTAACGTTTGTGAGACGCTTCCATAAATGGGCTGGTCAGAGGTGGTACCTCTCGTATGCGACCATCCAGTTGCGTTCTCTGAGCAGGGGCATGATGGCGGCCAGCACACTGTTGCTGTCTTGCATGTCTGGAAGCACCATCTGCTTGGGGGTTTCGAGCAGGTAAGCCGGGGCATTCTCTGGGAGGCCTGCCAGTTTGCGGGCTTGCCGAATACCCGTTTCCAGAGTGCCCAGTTCATCGATCAGGCCGTTTTCCAGCGCGTCTTTGCCACTCCAGATGCGTCCTCTACCCAGCTCGTTGGCCCGTTCTTTGCTGATGTTGCGGCCTTCCGAAACGCGGGCAATGAACAGTTTGTAGAAGTCCTCGGCTCCTTTTTGCAGGAACGCCCGCTCCTGTTCGGTCAGGGGGTGCGAACTGTCCAGACTGTCGGCCAGTCGGCCCATTTTGATGCTCTCGGGTTTCAGGCCGTATTTGGCATTGAAGCCTTCCATGTTGGGTTTTCCAGAGATCACCCCGATGGATCCGGTGATGGTGGTGGGTGCAGCGACCACATGGTTGGCGTGGGTCAGCACGTAATAGCCTCCGGAGGCAGCCACATCGCCCATGACGGCCACCACGGGTTTTTTCTGGCGGATGCGTTCCACTTCATGGCTGATCAGGTCGCTGGCGAGGGCAGATCCGCCACCAGAGTTCACGAACAGCACGATGGCTTTGGTGTCCTCGTCGCGTTCTGCGGTTCTCAGGGATCGGATGATGCTTTCGCTGCCCGCCATTTGCTCACCGAAGATCGGGAGGGGGAGGGGCACATGCCGGGAATGTCCGGGCACGATCATGCCTTCGAGGGTCAGCACGGCCACTTTTCCACCTTGTTCAGGCATCAGGGGCAGTTTCAGGAAGCGGGAAGCCTGCTGAAAGGGCTGGTGTTTTTTGCTGTACAGCACATCTTCGTAGGCGATGCGGTCCACAAGGCCGTGTTCTCGGGCTTGCTCAGCGTTGGTGATGCCTGCATCGATGGCATCCCGGACCTGCTGTTCAGAAAGGTTGCGGCTCTGGGCCACTTTCTGCACGAACTCTTCCATGAATCGGGAGATCAGGAGGGTGCGCTGTTCCCGTTCGTATTCATCCATGTGGTCTTCGGTGAAACGGCTGTAGGCGGTTTTGTACTCTTTGATCCGCACCACTTCCATTTCGATGCCAATTTTTTGCAGGGCGTCTTTGATGTAGGTCACCGAGGAGTGAAACCCGAGCAGGTAAAACTCTGCACTGGGCGGGACCACCACTTCGGTGCCAGCAGAGGCCAGATAGTAGTCCATCATGTGGACGCTGTTGATCACCGAGTAAACCGGTTTTTTGCGGCTCAGGCGCTCGATGGCTTCACGGAGGGCAAATGCGGTGGCCATTCCGGCCTGCACACCACCGAAACGCAAGACCACCCCTTTGAGCCAGTCGGCCTCTTCCAGCAGTTTGAGTTTGCGGCGGAACACCGTCACCCCTTGCGGTTCTTTGCGGGTGATGATGTTCAGGGGGCTTTTTTCGGGGAATTCGGGAAATTGACCCTGCACATCAATGATGACCCAGCCGGGTTTTTCGCCAAGGTCGGCAATCTGGTGCTGCACACCAGCCACCAGATTGTAGATTTTGTTCTGAATCTCGCTCTTCATTTCTTTCAAGTATTACGCGAATTGGTGAGGAAAAGTTGCATGAAGAGACACAGGGTTGCTGCATGATGGAGGCAGAATGCACCCAAAAGAGCACAAAAAAGAGACAGGATCAACCTGCCTCTCACAGAGATGTCAAAGATGTTTGGTTCAGTGCTGGTGCTCGGGATGGGGATCCCGGGTCAGCCAGTTTTGCTGGACTTCGTGGTGGTTCCATTTCAGATGGACATGCTCATCCACATGGTCCACCGCAGACAGGGGAATCCAGTGGTGCTGGCCCTGCTCGTCTTTGGCGACCTTGATGTATTCACGGTCCATGTGGTCCACCACGCCGTGGTTTTTGCCATCTGCACAGAGAATGGGCATGTGCTCTTTGATGTTTTCGCTGTTCATGTTGCCTCCTGAAAAGTGTGATCTGAAAGGTTTGAAATCTTTTCCTGTTTCAGGGTAGTCCGTTCACCTTAAGTCACCCTGACCGCTGGATGAACCCTGTTTCAGGCTTTCTTCAAAGGGTTCTTGCTTTTCCAGAGCAAAAAAGCACAGCCCCTTTCCCAGAGCAGAAAGAAAGGCATGAGAAATGCCATTCATCTGAACCCGGTACAGCCACAGAATGCATGACAGAAAAACATTCCATCGTGAAAAAAACGTCATACAATAAAAGCATGCATTTCCAACCCAGCGACGACAGCCAACTGATCCTTTCCCATGTGCGCGAATTCGCACAGCATGAAATTGCCCCTCTGGCCGCCCAGTACGACCGCTCTGGAGAATACCCCTGGGAGCAACTGCGCAAACTGGCCGACATGGGCCTTCTGGGGGCCACCATCCCCGAGGAATATGGAGGTGCAGGTCTGGATTCGGTGACTTACGCCCTCTGTCTGGAAGAAATCGCTGCTGCCGATGCCAGTGTGGCCGTGATCATGAGCGTCCAGAACGGACTTCCAGAGCAAATGATCCTGAAGTACGGCTCTGAAGCACAAAAACAGCAGTACCTCGCTCCTCTGGCGCAGGGCAAAAAAATTGGGGCCTTCTGTCTCACTGAGCCGAATGCAGGTTCGGATGCAGCCAGTTTGCGTCTGAGTGCTCAAAAAGATGGTGACAGTTGGGTTCTGAACGGCCAGAAAGCATGGATCACCTCTGGAGGACAGGCGGACACCTATCTGGTGATGGCCCGCACCTCTGGCTCTGGGGCAAAAGGGGTCACCTGTTTTGTGGTGGAAAAAGACACCCCCGGCCTCTCTTTTGGCAAACCCGAGGAGAAAATGGGCCTTCATGCTGCCCACACCACCACAGTCAATTTTGAAGAGCTGCGGATTCCAGATGCACAACGCATTGGCGATGAAGGGCAAGGTCTGATCATCGCCCTGAGCAGTCTGGATTCCGGGCGCATTGGCATTGCCATGCAGTCCATCGGGATTGCCAGAGCGGCTCTGGAAGCAGCAGCAAAGTACGCCCTGACCCGCGAGCAATTTGGCAAGAAAATTGCAGAGTTTGAGGGGGTCTCTTTCAAGATTGCGGAAATGGCTTCCCGCATTGAGGCTGCCCGTCTGGTGGCCCTCAAAGCTGCATGGCTGCGCGATCAGGGGAAGAAGTACACCAAAGAGGCTTCCATGGCCAAGTTTCTGGCTTCGGATGCTGCGGTGTACGTGACCCGTGAAGCGGTGCAGATTTTTGGGGGCAACGGGTACAGCCGGGAATACCCGGTGGAACGGTATTACCGGGACGCCAAAATCACCGAAATCTATGAAGGCACCAACGAGATCCAGAAACTGGTGATTTCCCGTCAGGTGTTCTCAGAGTATTGACCATGGTCAGCGCAAAGTCTGACCTTTGGCATTGAAACATCAAGAGCCATCAGCGGTCAGCCGTCAGCGGTCAGTGAAAAGGAGGTCTGCTGTGAAATCAAAGCCATGGGCATGGAAAAGATCTGTAGAAATTGGTTTTTCTAGAATTCTTGCTGTTCAGGCCAAAGCAGAAGGGTGTGTTTTTTGCTGAGGGCTGACCGCTGAAAGCTGACCGCTTTTTTCGTTGACATGCCAGAAATCAGACGTTGCCTTGACCCTGGAGTATTGACCCGTTTATGGGCTCGGGATAAACTTAGACCAAGTATAAAATATAAGCTGCAACCTACGGAGGGTTTTCATGGACTTCACCCTGAGTGCCGAACAGAAACAATTGCAGGCCATGGCCAGAGATTTCACCCGCAATGAGATCATCCCCATTGCTGCCGAATACGACCAGAAAGAAGAACTGCCCTGGGAGATCGTCGAAAAGGCGTTTGACCTCGGGCTCCTGAATGTGGGCATCCCCGAGCATGCTGGAGGTCTGGGCCTCTCCATGCTGGATGAAGTGATCATCGGAGAAGAACTGGCTTATGGATGCATGGGCATCTACACCATCCTGATGGCCTCCGAACTGGGCATCACCCCCATTCTGGTGGGGGGCAGCGAAGAACAGCAAAAACGCTTCCTGAGCCCATTGCTGGAAAAGCCTTCTCTGGCTGCCTTTGCCCTCTCTGAACCCAACAACGGCAGTGATGCTGCTGCCATGAACACCACTGCTGTGCTGGATGGGGATGAGTGGGTCATCAACGGCACCAAGATGTGGATTTCCAACGGTGGAGTGGCAGAAATCACCGTGGTCTTTGCCAGTGTGGACAAAAGTGCAGGCCACAAAGGCACGGTGGCCATCGTGGTTCCCAAGGATGCTGCAGGCCAGAGTTACCACAAAATCAAACACAAAATGGGACAGCGGGCCAGCCTGACCAGCGAACTGGTTTTTCAGGACGTGCGGGTCCCTAAAGAAAACATTCTGGGGGGCATCGGAGACGGTTTCAAAATCGCCATGAAAACCCTCGACAAAACCCGCATTCCAGTGGCTGCCGGATCGGTGGGGATTGCCCGCCGGGCTCTGGAAGAGAGCATCAAGTACGCCAAGGAGCGCAAGGCATTTGGCAAACCCATCGCTGATTTGCAAGCCATCCAGTTCAAAATTGCTGAGATGTCTATGGGCATTGAAACGGGTCGCCTGATGACCTACAAAGCTGCATGGCTGTCCGATCAGGGGCAACCCCACGGCATGGAAAGCGCCATCGCCAAAGCCTACTGCTCAGAAATGGCTTTCGATGCTGCCAACGAAGCCATTCAGGTGCACGGTGGATACGGCTATGTGGGCGAATACCCGGTGGAAAAACTCCTCAGGGATGTCAAGTTGAACCAGATTTACGAGGGCACCAACGAGATTCAGCGTGTGGTGATTGCGCGGAATTTGTTGCGGTGATGGGCCTGTGGGCCGCCGAGGGCCGAGAGCATAGGGCCGAGGGCTAAAGAAGGCTTTGGCTAAGGCACTCAGGGCGAGGCATGCTGTCTTGTACAAAACGAGGGATCGCATGTTGATCCCTCTGCACGCCTCGCCCCTACAGGGTGTTCTTCGAGATTCTTTCCATTGGGCGTAGCACGCTACGCCCCTACAAGTCCCCTTGACCATTTTTTGTGCGTATCGCACGATGCTCTCGGCTCTCGGCTCTCGGCTCTCGGCTCTCGGCTCTCGGCTCTCGGCTCTCGGCTCTCGGCTCTCGGCTCTCGGCTCTCGGCTCTCGGCTCTCGGCAACAGGGCGACGCCTGCCGAGCCCTACAACCGCTCTGAGCAGCGATATAATGCTCCCATCCACCTTCCTCAACCAAGCTGCAGAAGATCTGTGTGCCATGCAATTGATTTTCTCAGCAAAGCCCTATAAAATTGAACTCAGTACAAATTAGAGGAGTGCAACCATGAACATCCTGTGCGTGATCCGCCAAGTCCCGGACGGCGAAGCCAAACTTCGCATCAACAACTCAAAAGTCGAACTCGATGGTGTGACCGTCATCATGGACGGCATGGACGAATACGGCGTCGAACAGGCCCTGCGCCTGCGTGAGGCCGGAGCCAGCGTGGAACAGATCATCGTGCTGGCCGTGGGTCCTGCCCGCAACGAAGACGCCATTCGCACCGCTCTGGCCATGGGGGCAGACCGGGCCATCCACGTGGAAACCGACACCTACCTTGATCCGATTGCCCTGAGCAAAATCGTGACCCAGGTGGCCAAAGAAGAAAACGCCAGTCTGGTGTTCAGTGGAGGCCAGCAGTCCGACTGGGATTCTCAGGCGCTGGGTGCAGCCACTGCAGAGCGTCTGGGATGGCCTCAGGTCACCTGGACCAACGCCCTTGAGCTCTCTGGTGAAACCCTGAAAGGCAAGCACGACATTGACGAGGGAGCAGAAACCTTCGAAGTGGAACTGCCTGCGGTGATCACCACCCAGCAGGGCCTCAACGATCCCCGTTACCCCACCCTGCCCAACATCATGAAAGCCAAGAAAAAAGAGCTGCGCAAAGACAGCCTCGACAAATACGGTGTCACTGCCAAGCTCAAGCATGTCTCCAGCAACATTCAGGTCAAAGAGCGCATGGGCAAACTGATCGACGGAAAAGACCCTCAAGCTGCTGCTGCTCAACTCGTTGAACTGCTGCGCAACGAAGCGAAGGTGATTGCATGATTCTGCTGGTTGCCGAACACAACAATGGCAAACCCTCCAAGAGTGCTCTGGAACTGGTGCAGGCTGCCCGTGACCTCGGGCGTGACGGTCCCATCACTGCCCTTCTGCTGGGTCAGGGCCTGACCAGTGTGGCCAACGAAATGTCCAAATACGCAGAACAGGTGCTGGTCGCTGACCTCCCAGAGCTTGCTGCGTACAACCCTGAAGTGTGGGCTGCTGCGGTCACACAGATTGCACAGGAAGGGGAAGCCCACACCATTCTGGTCAGTGCCAGCCGCTCTGGTCGGGAATACAGTGCGCGTGTGGCTGTGAAACTGGACGCCCCTCTGCTGGAAGATGTGATCAAGGTGGAGGCGCAAGGCAACGCCCTGCAAGGCACCAAGTACGCCTACCTCGCCCGGGTGACCGAAGTCTATGAATCCGATGCTGCTGTGACGGTGGTCAGTGTGAAACCCGGTGCTTACAATCCTGCTCAACCTGCTTCTGGTGCAGGAGAGCAGTACGATGTGGAACTGGAATTGCCCCAGAGCCGCACCCGTTCCACCGGCAAAGTCATCGAGAAGACCACCCGCGTTCCCCTCACCGAAGCCGATGTGGTCATCACTGGAGGCCGGGGTGTGGGCAGCCCAGAGAATTTCAGCAAACTGATTGAAGGCCTTGCCGACAACATCGGTGCTGGAGTGGGCGCAACCCGTGCCGTGGTGGACGCTGGATGGAGACCTTACGGTGAGCAGGTGGGCCAGACCGGAAAAACCGTGGCCCCCAAAGCCTACATCGCGGTGGGTGTGAGCGGTGCAGTGCAGCACCTCTCTGGGATGGGCAAGAGCAAGTACATCGTGGCCATCAACAAGGACCCCGAGGCCCCCATCTTCAAAAACGCCGACTACGGCATTGTTGGAGACCTGCATCAGGTGCTGCCTGCCCTGATTGAAGCCACCCGCAAGTAAAGTCAAACAGTGAAAACAATGGAAATCGGCCCCCAAAGGGCCGATTTCTCACATCGAAACAAAAAATGTCAAACCATACGTGTCAGTGGGTTGTGCATGTGCTGCGTCCGAACCTGTGGAATCCTGACCAGAGGCACAGAATTCGTGCAGCGACCTCAGGAGTGTGTTGCAGGGCAACAGTGAACTTGAAGCAGGCTTCAAGCATCAGCAACCTCTGGCTGCTGATGGGACGATTATTTCACAGGCTTTAAAAGTTTGCTGTGATGTAAATGAGCTACCCTCCCTAAATCACATGGCGTAGTCTAGACGTTCTGAACGGCTTTTGATATGTGCTCTGGCGCATTGATTTGTATCAAGAATCTTAATCAAAATAAAGAAGTGACCTTGAAACATCTGCAAATGAAAGAACTGAAAAAAAGAAAACTGGAGCAACTGCATCCTGTGTTGCAAAGCTGGTACACCCCCGAGCAACTTTCTCAGAACATCGAGATTGTCTTGCAGGAAGAAATGGATCGCATCACCGATCAGGATTTTGCCAGAGGTTTCTTTGAGCATTGCCAGATTCCGGGTACGGACCCTGAAGATTATTTCAACCGGTTGCAAGATGCCCTGATGACAGGCATTCGTTTTCGTGGGTTGGACCTGTCGCGGCCTTTTGTGGATGTGGTTCTGCCCCCTCAACTGCCTTCCACTCTGGAGGCTTACCGTGAGGTGGCCCTGCAAGCCGCTCACAGGCACCAGAAATTCGCACCCAAACATGCCCGTTTTTATGTGCCCTCCCATGTGGAGCTTGGACCTTTGCCAGCAGACATGTTCTGGGAAAAAAGGTACTTGGCCCGTCCCATGGAAGACCTGAAAAAGCTGCCTTTGCCTGCCCGTTTTTCAGAGGTGGAGTTGCAAGTTCCACAGGCCATCGGTTTTGAAGAGGCCTACTTGCAGACCTATCAAGAGATGGCTGCCATCTGGCCTGATCATCCAGAGTTTGCCACACCCGAATCCAGAGAAACCCTCGAATCCCTGATGGCGCAGGAGACCCTTTATGAGGTGTTTTATCAGGAGGAATGGATTGG is a genomic window of Deinococcus misasensis DSM 22328 containing:
- the sppA gene encoding signal peptide peptidase SppA, with product MKSEIQNKIYNLVAGVQHQIADLGEKPGWVIIDVQGQFPEFPEKSPLNIITRKEPQGVTVFRRKLKLLEEADWLKGVVLRFGGVQAGMATAFALREAIERLSRKKPVYSVINSVHMMDYYLASAGTEVVVPPSAEFYLLGFHSSVTYIKDALQKIGIEMEVVRIKEYKTAYSRFTEDHMDEYEREQRTLLISRFMEEFVQKVAQSRNLSEQQVRDAIDAGITNAEQAREHGLVDRIAYEDVLYSKKHQPFQQASRFLKLPLMPEQGGKVAVLTLEGMIVPGHSRHVPLPLPIFGEQMAGSESIIRSLRTAERDEDTKAIVLFVNSGGGSALASDLISHEVERIRQKKPVVAVMGDVAASGGYYVLTHANHVVAAPTTITGSIGVISGKPNMEGFNAKYGLKPESIKMGRLADSLDSSHPLTEQERAFLQKGAEDFYKLFIARVSEGRNISKERANELGRGRIWSGKDALENGLIDELGTLETGIRQARKLAGLPENAPAYLLETPKQMVLPDMQDSNSVLAAIMPLLRERNWMVAYERYHL
- a CDS encoding DUF2171 domain-containing protein: MNSENIKEHMPILCADGKNHGVVDHMDREYIKVAKDEQGQHHWIPLSAVDHVDEHVHLKWNHHEVQQNWLTRDPHPEHQH
- a CDS encoding acyl-CoA dehydrogenase, whose protein sequence is MHFQPSDDSQLILSHVREFAQHEIAPLAAQYDRSGEYPWEQLRKLADMGLLGATIPEEYGGAGLDSVTYALCLEEIAAADASVAVIMSVQNGLPEQMILKYGSEAQKQQYLAPLAQGKKIGAFCLTEPNAGSDAASLRLSAQKDGDSWVLNGQKAWITSGGQADTYLVMARTSGSGAKGVTCFVVEKDTPGLSFGKPEEKMGLHAAHTTTVNFEELRIPDAQRIGDEGQGLIIALSSLDSGRIGIAMQSIGIARAALEAAAKYALTREQFGKKIAEFEGVSFKIAEMASRIEAARLVALKAAWLRDQGKKYTKEASMAKFLASDAAVYVTREAVQIFGGNGYSREYPVERYYRDAKITEIYEGTNEIQKLVISRQVFSEY
- a CDS encoding acyl-CoA dehydrogenase family protein is translated as MDFTLSAEQKQLQAMARDFTRNEIIPIAAEYDQKEELPWEIVEKAFDLGLLNVGIPEHAGGLGLSMLDEVIIGEELAYGCMGIYTILMASELGITPILVGGSEEQQKRFLSPLLEKPSLAAFALSEPNNGSDAAAMNTTAVLDGDEWVINGTKMWISNGGVAEITVVFASVDKSAGHKGTVAIVVPKDAAGQSYHKIKHKMGQRASLTSELVFQDVRVPKENILGGIGDGFKIAMKTLDKTRIPVAAGSVGIARRALEESIKYAKERKAFGKPIADLQAIQFKIAEMSMGIETGRLMTYKAAWLSDQGQPHGMESAIAKAYCSEMAFDAANEAIQVHGGYGYVGEYPVEKLLRDVKLNQIYEGTNEIQRVVIARNLLR
- a CDS encoding electron transfer flavoprotein subunit beta/FixA family protein, with amino-acid sequence MNILCVIRQVPDGEAKLRINNSKVELDGVTVIMDGMDEYGVEQALRLREAGASVEQIIVLAVGPARNEDAIRTALAMGADRAIHVETDTYLDPIALSKIVTQVAKEENASLVFSGGQQSDWDSQALGAATAERLGWPQVTWTNALELSGETLKGKHDIDEGAETFEVELPAVITTQQGLNDPRYPTLPNIMKAKKKELRKDSLDKYGVTAKLKHVSSNIQVKERMGKLIDGKDPQAAAAQLVELLRNEAKVIA
- a CDS encoding electron transfer flavoprotein subunit alpha/FixB family protein encodes the protein MILLVAEHNNGKPSKSALELVQAARDLGRDGPITALLLGQGLTSVANEMSKYAEQVLVADLPELAAYNPEVWAAAVTQIAQEGEAHTILVSASRSGREYSARVAVKLDAPLLEDVIKVEAQGNALQGTKYAYLARVTEVYESDAAVTVVSVKPGAYNPAQPASGAGEQYDVELELPQSRTRSTGKVIEKTTRVPLTEADVVITGGRGVGSPENFSKLIEGLADNIGAGVGATRAVVDAGWRPYGEQVGQTGKTVAPKAYIAVGVSGAVQHLSGMGKSKYIVAINKDPEAPIFKNADYGIVGDLHQVLPALIEATRK
- a CDS encoding GNAT family N-acetyltransferase, whose product is MTLKHLQMKELKKRKLEQLHPVLQSWYTPEQLSQNIEIVLQEEMDRITDQDFARGFFEHCQIPGTDPEDYFNRLQDALMTGIRFRGLDLSRPFVDVVLPPQLPSTLEAYREVALQAAHRHQKFAPKHARFYVPSHVELGPLPADMFWEKRYLARPMEDLKKLPLPARFSEVELQVPQAIGFEEAYLQTYQEMAAIWPDHPEFATPESRETLESLMAQETLYEVFYQEEWIGVMAACRAEEQGLSGFVVVEMLIKPAFQGRGLGEAAQRHLMEFLPAKPMDVFYGTIDARNTPAIRAALKSGRMDVGGDLWVTL